A genomic region of Melanotaenia boesemani isolate fMelBoe1 chromosome 13, fMelBoe1.pri, whole genome shotgun sequence contains the following coding sequences:
- the mybpha gene encoding myosin binding protein Ha isoform X3: protein MPSKPAPIKKSPAKKAVDKAPEAAPAEAPPVEAPPAEAPPAEAPPAEAAPVEAPAEAASSAEGEATPAAPAEDTAAAEGSAPVPTSAPVEVSVDDVNDSSLTIKWKTPETIGDSGLDGYTVEYCKDGTTDWVVATTELTSTNRYCIKNLTSGDLLHVRVVAVNPGGRSEPGTLAEPVPIREIVERPKIRLPRILRSRYIKQVGEQINLVIPFNGKPKPTVSWLKDGQPLDTKRVNIRNTDRDSIVFVRSAQREDSGVYEMALKVDSFEDKATLTLQIVERPGPPASVKLVDAWGFNAALEWTPPKDNGNSDITGYTVQKADRKTGEWFTVLEHYHRLTATISDLIMGNSYSFRVFAENQVGISETSAITKEVATIQKTGIVYKPPEYQEHNFTEAPKFTTPLIDRAATVGYTTKLLCSVRGCPKPKIEWLKNQMVIGDDPKFRQLSNQGICSLEIRKACSFDGGVYTCRAKNAQGEATVSCKLEVKQTILPEADKEKGK, encoded by the exons ATGCCAAGCAAACCTGCGCCCATCAAGAAATCTCCAGCCAAGAAGGCTGTCGATAAGGCGCCTGAAGCCGCTCCCGCGGAGGCGCCACCTGTTGAAGCTCCACCTGCAGAAGCTCCACCTGCGGAAGCTCCTCCTGCCGAAGCTGCTCCTGTTGAGGCTCCAGCGGAGGCAGCTTCTTCAGCCGAGGGGGAAGCGACTCCCGCTGCCCCAGCCGAGGATACCGCTGCGGCTGAGGGAAGCGCACCAG TCCCCACCAGTGCTCCTGTAGAAGTATCTGTGGATGATGTGAATGACTCCAGCCTCACGATTAAGTGGAAAACTCCAGAGACCATCGGAGACTCTGGCTTAGATGGATACACTGTCGAGTACTGCAAGGATGGAA CAACAGACTGGGTTGTAGCTACTACAGAGCTGACCTCGACTAACCGCTACTGCATCAAGAACCTGACATCTGGTGACCTGCTGCATGTGCGCGTAGTGGCTGTAAACCCCGGAGGTCGCAGTGAGCCTGGAACACTCGCTGAGCCTGTGCCGATCCGTGAGATAGTTG AACGGCCCAAGATTCGCTTGCCTCGCATTCTCAGATCCCGCTACATCAAGCAGGTTGGAGAGCAGATCAATCTGGTCATCCCATTCAAT GGAAAGCCCAAACCCACAGTGTCCTGGCTGAAGGATGGCCAGCCTTTGGATACAAAGAGGGTCAACATAAGGAACACTGACAGGGACAGCATCGTGTTTGTCCGCAGTGCTCAGAGGGAGGACTCTGGCGTTTACGAGATGGCTTTAAAAGTGGATAGCTTTGAAGACAAAGCCACCCTCACCCTTCAGATCGTGG AGCGTCCTGGTCCTCCGGCTAGCGTAAAGCTTGTGGACGCCTGGGGCTTTAATGCTGCTCTGGAATGGACTCCTCCAAAGGATAATGGCAATTCAGACATCACTGGATACACTGTTCAGAAGGCTGACAGGAAGACCGGG GAATGGTTTACCGTCCTAGAGCACTACCATAGACTAACTGCTACCATCTCTGACCTTATCATGGGCAACTCGTACTCCTTTAGGGTGTTCGCTGAGAATCAAGTGGGCATCAGTGAGACAAGCGCTATCACCAAGGAAGTGGCAACTATCCAGAAGACAG GTATCGTCTACAAGCCTCCTGAATACCAGGAACACAACTTCACTGAGGCCCCCAAGTTCACAACACCCCTCATTGATCGCGCAGCCACTGTAGGATACACCACCAAGCTGCTGTGTTCTGTTCGTGGATGTCCCAAG cCAAAGATTGAGTGGTTGAAGAATCAGATGGTCATTGGTGATGACCCCAAGTTTCGTCAGTTGTCCAATCAGGGCATTTGCTCCCTCGAGATCCGTAAGGCCTGTAGCTTTGATGGTGGTGTGTACACCTGCAGAGCCAAGAATGCCCAGGGAGAGGCCACAGTCTCCTGCAAACTGGAGGTCAAAC AGACTATCCTTCCAGAGGCTGACAAAGAGAAGGGCAAATAA
- the mybpha gene encoding myosin binding protein Ha isoform X1 — MPSKPAPIKKSPAKKAVDKAPEAAPAEAPPVEAPPAEAPPAEAPPAEAAPVEAPAEAASSAEGEATPAAPAEDTAAAEGSAPAGAAEDGAAAPAAEAPVDAAPAEAAVVEEPPKAPTPPPPAVPTSAPVEVSVDDVNDSSLTIKWKTPETIGDSGLDGYTVEYCKDGTTDWVVATTELTSTNRYCIKNLTSGDLLHVRVVAVNPGGRSEPGTLAEPVPIREIVERPKIRLPRILRSRYIKQVGEQINLVIPFNGKPKPTVSWLKDGQPLDTKRVNIRNTDRDSIVFVRSAQREDSGVYEMALKVDSFEDKATLTLQIVERPGPPASVKLVDAWGFNAALEWTPPKDNGNSDITGYTVQKADRKTGEWFTVLEHYHRLTATISDLIMGNSYSFRVFAENQVGISETSAITKEVATIQKTGIVYKPPEYQEHNFTEAPKFTTPLIDRAATVGYTTKLLCSVRGCPKPKIEWLKNQMVIGDDPKFRQLSNQGICSLEIRKACSFDGGVYTCRAKNAQGEATVSCKLEVKQTILPEADKEKGK; from the exons ATGCCAAGCAAACCTGCGCCCATCAAGAAATCTCCAGCCAAGAAGGCTGTCGATAAGGCGCCTGAAGCCGCTCCCGCGGAGGCGCCACCTGTTGAAGCTCCACCTGCAGAAGCTCCACCTGCGGAAGCTCCTCCTGCCGAAGCTGCTCCTGTTGAGGCTCCAGCGGAGGCAGCTTCTTCAGCCGAGGGGGAAGCGACTCCCGCTGCCCCAGCCGAGGATACCGCTGCGGCTGAGGGAAGCGCACCAG CTGGCGCTGCTGAAGATGGGGCCGCTGCTCCTGCTGCAGAAGCTCCAGTAGATG CTGCACCCGCAGAAGCTGCTGTAGTTGAGGAGCCACCCAAAGCACCCacgcctccacctcctgcag TCCCCACCAGTGCTCCTGTAGAAGTATCTGTGGATGATGTGAATGACTCCAGCCTCACGATTAAGTGGAAAACTCCAGAGACCATCGGAGACTCTGGCTTAGATGGATACACTGTCGAGTACTGCAAGGATGGAA CAACAGACTGGGTTGTAGCTACTACAGAGCTGACCTCGACTAACCGCTACTGCATCAAGAACCTGACATCTGGTGACCTGCTGCATGTGCGCGTAGTGGCTGTAAACCCCGGAGGTCGCAGTGAGCCTGGAACACTCGCTGAGCCTGTGCCGATCCGTGAGATAGTTG AACGGCCCAAGATTCGCTTGCCTCGCATTCTCAGATCCCGCTACATCAAGCAGGTTGGAGAGCAGATCAATCTGGTCATCCCATTCAAT GGAAAGCCCAAACCCACAGTGTCCTGGCTGAAGGATGGCCAGCCTTTGGATACAAAGAGGGTCAACATAAGGAACACTGACAGGGACAGCATCGTGTTTGTCCGCAGTGCTCAGAGGGAGGACTCTGGCGTTTACGAGATGGCTTTAAAAGTGGATAGCTTTGAAGACAAAGCCACCCTCACCCTTCAGATCGTGG AGCGTCCTGGTCCTCCGGCTAGCGTAAAGCTTGTGGACGCCTGGGGCTTTAATGCTGCTCTGGAATGGACTCCTCCAAAGGATAATGGCAATTCAGACATCACTGGATACACTGTTCAGAAGGCTGACAGGAAGACCGGG GAATGGTTTACCGTCCTAGAGCACTACCATAGACTAACTGCTACCATCTCTGACCTTATCATGGGCAACTCGTACTCCTTTAGGGTGTTCGCTGAGAATCAAGTGGGCATCAGTGAGACAAGCGCTATCACCAAGGAAGTGGCAACTATCCAGAAGACAG GTATCGTCTACAAGCCTCCTGAATACCAGGAACACAACTTCACTGAGGCCCCCAAGTTCACAACACCCCTCATTGATCGCGCAGCCACTGTAGGATACACCACCAAGCTGCTGTGTTCTGTTCGTGGATGTCCCAAG cCAAAGATTGAGTGGTTGAAGAATCAGATGGTCATTGGTGATGACCCCAAGTTTCGTCAGTTGTCCAATCAGGGCATTTGCTCCCTCGAGATCCGTAAGGCCTGTAGCTTTGATGGTGGTGTGTACACCTGCAGAGCCAAGAATGCCCAGGGAGAGGCCACAGTCTCCTGCAAACTGGAGGTCAAAC AGACTATCCTTCCAGAGGCTGACAAAGAGAAGGGCAAATAA
- the mybpha gene encoding myosin binding protein Ha isoform X2, whose product MPSKPAPIKKSPAKKAVDKAPEAAPAEAPPVEAPPAEAPPAEAPPAEAAPVEAPAEAASSAEGEATPAAPAEDTAAAEGSAPAAPAEAAVVEEPPKAPTPPPPAVPTSAPVEVSVDDVNDSSLTIKWKTPETIGDSGLDGYTVEYCKDGTTDWVVATTELTSTNRYCIKNLTSGDLLHVRVVAVNPGGRSEPGTLAEPVPIREIVERPKIRLPRILRSRYIKQVGEQINLVIPFNGKPKPTVSWLKDGQPLDTKRVNIRNTDRDSIVFVRSAQREDSGVYEMALKVDSFEDKATLTLQIVERPGPPASVKLVDAWGFNAALEWTPPKDNGNSDITGYTVQKADRKTGEWFTVLEHYHRLTATISDLIMGNSYSFRVFAENQVGISETSAITKEVATIQKTGIVYKPPEYQEHNFTEAPKFTTPLIDRAATVGYTTKLLCSVRGCPKPKIEWLKNQMVIGDDPKFRQLSNQGICSLEIRKACSFDGGVYTCRAKNAQGEATVSCKLEVKQTILPEADKEKGK is encoded by the exons ATGCCAAGCAAACCTGCGCCCATCAAGAAATCTCCAGCCAAGAAGGCTGTCGATAAGGCGCCTGAAGCCGCTCCCGCGGAGGCGCCACCTGTTGAAGCTCCACCTGCAGAAGCTCCACCTGCGGAAGCTCCTCCTGCCGAAGCTGCTCCTGTTGAGGCTCCAGCGGAGGCAGCTTCTTCAGCCGAGGGGGAAGCGACTCCCGCTGCCCCAGCCGAGGATACCGCTGCGGCTGAGGGAAGCGCACCAG CTGCACCCGCAGAAGCTGCTGTAGTTGAGGAGCCACCCAAAGCACCCacgcctccacctcctgcag TCCCCACCAGTGCTCCTGTAGAAGTATCTGTGGATGATGTGAATGACTCCAGCCTCACGATTAAGTGGAAAACTCCAGAGACCATCGGAGACTCTGGCTTAGATGGATACACTGTCGAGTACTGCAAGGATGGAA CAACAGACTGGGTTGTAGCTACTACAGAGCTGACCTCGACTAACCGCTACTGCATCAAGAACCTGACATCTGGTGACCTGCTGCATGTGCGCGTAGTGGCTGTAAACCCCGGAGGTCGCAGTGAGCCTGGAACACTCGCTGAGCCTGTGCCGATCCGTGAGATAGTTG AACGGCCCAAGATTCGCTTGCCTCGCATTCTCAGATCCCGCTACATCAAGCAGGTTGGAGAGCAGATCAATCTGGTCATCCCATTCAAT GGAAAGCCCAAACCCACAGTGTCCTGGCTGAAGGATGGCCAGCCTTTGGATACAAAGAGGGTCAACATAAGGAACACTGACAGGGACAGCATCGTGTTTGTCCGCAGTGCTCAGAGGGAGGACTCTGGCGTTTACGAGATGGCTTTAAAAGTGGATAGCTTTGAAGACAAAGCCACCCTCACCCTTCAGATCGTGG AGCGTCCTGGTCCTCCGGCTAGCGTAAAGCTTGTGGACGCCTGGGGCTTTAATGCTGCTCTGGAATGGACTCCTCCAAAGGATAATGGCAATTCAGACATCACTGGATACACTGTTCAGAAGGCTGACAGGAAGACCGGG GAATGGTTTACCGTCCTAGAGCACTACCATAGACTAACTGCTACCATCTCTGACCTTATCATGGGCAACTCGTACTCCTTTAGGGTGTTCGCTGAGAATCAAGTGGGCATCAGTGAGACAAGCGCTATCACCAAGGAAGTGGCAACTATCCAGAAGACAG GTATCGTCTACAAGCCTCCTGAATACCAGGAACACAACTTCACTGAGGCCCCCAAGTTCACAACACCCCTCATTGATCGCGCAGCCACTGTAGGATACACCACCAAGCTGCTGTGTTCTGTTCGTGGATGTCCCAAG cCAAAGATTGAGTGGTTGAAGAATCAGATGGTCATTGGTGATGACCCCAAGTTTCGTCAGTTGTCCAATCAGGGCATTTGCTCCCTCGAGATCCGTAAGGCCTGTAGCTTTGATGGTGGTGTGTACACCTGCAGAGCCAAGAATGCCCAGGGAGAGGCCACAGTCTCCTGCAAACTGGAGGTCAAAC AGACTATCCTTCCAGAGGCTGACAAAGAGAAGGGCAAATAA